Proteins encoded together in one Balaenoptera musculus isolate JJ_BM4_2016_0621 chromosome 6, mBalMus1.pri.v3, whole genome shotgun sequence window:
- the LOC118897316 gene encoding 60S ribosomal protein L37-like, whose product MMKGTSSFGERRNKTHALCRRCGSKAYHLQKSTCGKCGYTAKRKREHNWSAKAKRRNTTGTGRMRHLEIVDRTFRHGFCEGTTPKPKREAVAASSSS is encoded by the coding sequence ATGATGAAGGGAACGTCATCGTTTGGAGAGCGTCGGAATAAGACGCACGCGTTGTGCCGCCGCTGTGGCTCTAAGGCCTACCACCTTCAGAAGTCGACCTGTGGCAAATGTGGCTACACTGCCAAGCGAAAGAGAGAGCATAACTGGAGTGCTAAAGCTAAAAGACGAAATACCACTGGCACTGGTCGAATGAGGCACCTAGAAATTGTAGACCGCACATTCAGGCATGGATTCTGTGAAGGAACCACACCTAAACCCAAGAGGGAAGCTGTTGCAGCATCCAGTTCGTCTTAA